A region of Streptomyces sp. TG1A-60 DNA encodes the following proteins:
- a CDS encoding DUF503 domain-containing protein yields MYVGTLSFDLLLGDVRSLKEKRSVVRPIVAELQRRFAVSVAEVEHMDLHRRAGIGLAVVSGDTGHLTDVLDRCERLVAGRPEVELLSVRRRLHGDDD; encoded by the coding sequence ATGTATGTGGGGACTCTGTCCTTCGACCTCCTGCTCGGCGACGTACGGTCGCTGAAGGAGAAGCGTTCTGTCGTCCGTCCCATCGTGGCCGAGCTCCAGCGCAGGTTCGCTGTGAGTGTGGCGGAGGTCGAGCACATGGATCTGCACCGCCGGGCCGGGATCGGGCTGGCGGTGGTCTCGGGTGACACGGGGCATCTGACCGACGTACTGGACCGGTGCGAGCGGCTGGTCGCGGGACGCCCCGAGGTGGAACTGCTCTCGGTGAGACGCCGTCTCCACGGTGACGACGACTGA
- a CDS encoding SCO5717 family growth-regulating ATPase, whose product MSSDRDGIRGGWATPDDDQPDAESVVEMTGEFTIDYAPPAWYTQNSGNTAPGQGTAGQAPGAPAAVPPPQDNAVPPATPPPTTPPADEPMTPPRAPVSGGFELQPPQVQPEGPAQGQGASDAPEAPVTPTAPPTPPVVDPPVTPAPPVAPAPPAPSPVRPVNEDESGIGDMEGGATMRFSAASLKREMTEVTTTAEPQVGARAGTAQKPAEESGAATDDSADHSAAQSVDGDSATDGTDAAGAGAGAGAGSGTDDGAGASDDASGTFPEDLEASANAEAPVPVSDDTAPADGEARAETDGASVRDAGAPVDPAADTPHAVAAPQDAPSAWTPPPAAQSRVPPLPPSYQPAVPAAAPQWPAQPQSYPASPAQPAQPHFQPQAPEPAPTAWNPPTAPAQPGPEALQSPPEAAYGFPYPGTPAQQPPVAQGTYGFPQQPTPNTPGGYGFPQPPAPNVQDGHGFPQPGGYGAPASNAQPGGYGFPPPPGQPNQPPNPAHPHPGVPTRQPDGQAPPFPQQQPQPQPQPQQGQHPPTPIDPRTGAAWPQPVQHDQRPPTNPGVAPLGYTAAVELSSDRLLNGKKQKAKSSRPTSGGGLFKLGGKKEEAERQRKLELIRTPVLSCYRIAVISLKGGVGKTTTTTALGSTLATERQDKILAIDANPDAGTLGRRVRRETGATIRDLVQAIPYLDSYMDIRRFTSQAPSGLEIIANDVDPAVSTTFNDEDYRRAIGILGKQYPIILTDSGTGLLYSAMRGVLDLADQLIIISTPSVDGASSASTTLDWLSAHGYQDLVARSLTVISGVRETGKMIKVEDIVSHFETRCRGVVVVPFDEHLAAGAELDLDMMRPKVRESYFTLAAMVAEDIARHQQSHGLWTSDGNPPPVAAPPMPGHQSYPQQSQPQQGQPYPGQPYPGQPAPQPYGHPGQAPQPYGHPGQPAPGQPYPPQQQQPQGPPYPPAPPQQ is encoded by the coding sequence GTGAGCAGCGATCGGGACGGGATCCGCGGGGGCTGGGCCACACCCGACGATGACCAGCCCGACGCGGAGTCCGTCGTCGAGATGACGGGCGAGTTCACCATCGACTACGCGCCGCCCGCCTGGTACACGCAGAACTCGGGCAATACGGCGCCGGGACAGGGGACAGCCGGCCAGGCTCCCGGTGCCCCTGCGGCCGTTCCGCCTCCGCAGGACAACGCGGTCCCGCCAGCGACTCCGCCTCCGACCACGCCACCGGCGGACGAGCCGATGACCCCACCCCGGGCTCCCGTGAGTGGCGGATTCGAGCTGCAGCCGCCGCAGGTTCAGCCGGAGGGACCTGCGCAGGGGCAGGGCGCTTCGGATGCGCCCGAGGCTCCCGTCACACCGACTGCTCCGCCCACCCCACCTGTCGTCGACCCTCCCGTCACCCCTGCGCCTCCCGTCGCTCCCGCCCCGCCCGCGCCCTCTCCCGTCCGGCCCGTCAACGAGGATGAGTCCGGCATCGGCGACATGGAGGGCGGCGCCACCATGCGGTTCTCCGCAGCCTCCCTGAAGCGGGAGATGACGGAGGTGACCACTACTGCCGAACCTCAGGTCGGAGCCCGGGCCGGAACCGCGCAGAAACCTGCCGAGGAGAGCGGGGCCGCGACGGACGATTCCGCCGATCACAGTGCGGCGCAGTCCGTCGACGGTGACAGCGCTACCGACGGTACGGACGCGGCCGGTGCCGGTGCCGGTGCCGGTGCCGGTAGTGGCACGGATGACGGCGCAGGGGCTTCCGACGACGCTTCCGGCACCTTCCCGGAGGACCTGGAAGCCAGCGCGAACGCCGAGGCTCCGGTCCCCGTCTCCGACGACACAGCTCCCGCGGACGGCGAGGCCCGGGCCGAAACCGACGGCGCCTCGGTACGGGACGCCGGTGCCCCCGTCGATCCCGCCGCAGACACCCCGCATGCGGTTGCCGCCCCGCAGGACGCACCCTCCGCCTGGACGCCCCCGCCGGCGGCGCAGAGCAGGGTGCCGCCGCTGCCGCCGTCGTACCAGCCCGCCGTCCCCGCGGCCGCCCCGCAGTGGCCCGCGCAGCCGCAGTCGTACCCCGCGTCGCCCGCCCAGCCGGCTCAGCCGCACTTCCAGCCGCAGGCGCCGGAGCCCGCGCCGACTGCCTGGAACCCGCCCACCGCACCGGCGCAGCCGGGCCCGGAAGCTCTGCAGTCCCCTCCCGAAGCCGCCTATGGCTTCCCGTACCCCGGCACACCGGCCCAGCAGCCGCCCGTCGCACAGGGCACATACGGCTTCCCCCAGCAACCGACACCCAACACACCCGGCGGATACGGCTTCCCGCAACCCCCCGCACCCAACGTCCAGGACGGTCACGGCTTCCCGCAGCCCGGCGGTTACGGAGCGCCGGCATCGAACGCCCAGCCCGGCGGTTACGGCTTCCCTCCGCCGCCCGGCCAGCCCAACCAGCCGCCGAACCCCGCTCACCCCCATCCCGGAGTCCCAACGCGGCAGCCCGACGGCCAGGCCCCGCCCTTCCCGCAGCAGCAGCCGCAGCCGCAGCCGCAGCCGCAACAGGGCCAGCACCCCCCCACCCCCATCGACCCCCGCACCGGCGCAGCCTGGCCCCAGCCCGTGCAGCATGACCAGCGGCCGCCGACCAACCCGGGGGTCGCGCCGCTCGGTTACACGGCGGCGGTGGAGCTGTCGTCGGACCGGCTGCTGAACGGCAAGAAGCAGAAGGCGAAGAGCAGTCGTCCGACGTCCGGGGGCGGGCTGTTCAAACTCGGCGGTAAGAAGGAGGAGGCGGAGCGGCAGCGGAAGCTGGAGCTGATCAGGACTCCGGTGCTGTCCTGCTACCGCATCGCGGTCATCAGCCTCAAGGGCGGCGTGGGCAAGACGACGACCACCACGGCCCTCGGCTCGACGCTCGCCACCGAGCGGCAGGACAAGATCCTCGCGATCGACGCCAACCCGGACGCGGGCACGCTCGGCCGCCGGGTCCGCCGCGAGACCGGCGCCACCATCCGTGACCTCGTCCAGGCGATCCCGTACCTCGACTCGTACATGGACATCCGGCGGTTCACCTCGCAGGCCCCCTCCGGTCTGGAGATCATCGCCAACGACGTCGACCCGGCCGTCTCCACGACCTTCAACGACGAGGACTACCGGCGTGCGATCGGCATCCTCGGCAAGCAGTACCCGATCATCCTGACCGACTCGGGCACAGGTCTGCTGTACAGCGCGATGCGCGGCGTGCTCGACCTCGCCGACCAGCTCATCATCATCTCGACGCCGTCGGTGGACGGGGCGAGCAGTGCCAGTACGACGCTGGACTGGCTCTCCGCGCACGGATATCAGGACCTGGTGGCACGGTCCCTCACGGTCATCTCGGGTGTGCGCGAGACCGGCAAGATGATCAAGGTGGAGGACATCGTCTCCCACTTCGAGACGCGCTGCCGCGGTGTCGTCGTCGTGCCCTTCGACGAACACCTGGCCGCCGGTGCCGAGTTGGACCTCGACATGATGCGGCCGAAGGTGCGGGAGTCGTACTTCACCCTCGCGGCCATGGTCGCCGAGGACATCGCCCGGCACCAGCAGTCGCACGGTCTGTGGACCTCGGACGGCAACCCGCCGCCCGTGGCCGCCCCGCCGATGCCGGGCCACCAGTCGTACCCGCAGCAGTCCCAACCGCAGCAGGGCCAGCCGTACCCCGGCCAGCCCTATCCGGGTCAGCCGGCGCCGCAGCCCTACGGCCACCCCGGCCAGGCGCCGCAGCCCTACGGCCACCCCGGCCAGCCGGCTCCGGGCCAGCCGTACCCGCCGCAACAGCAGCAGCCGCAGGGCCCGCCCTACCCGCCCGCCCCGCCCCAGCAGTAA
- the truB gene encoding tRNA pseudouridine(55) synthase TruB: MTQQRQKNTTPDGLVIVDKPSGFTSHDVVAKMRGIARTRRVGHAGTLDPMATGVLVLGVEKATKLLGHLALTEKEYLGTVRLGQTTLTDDAEGEITASVDASKVTRDAVEAGVAKLTGEIMQVPSKVSAIKIDGVRSYKRARDGEDFEIPARQVTISSFAVYDVRDAVAEDGTPVLDLVVSVVCSSGTYIRALARDLGAGLGVGGHLTALRRTRVGPYKLDSARTLDQLQEELTVMPVAEAAEAAFPRWDVDDRRARLLLNGVRLEMPEEYAGRGAVAVFDSTGGFLALVESQKGKARSLAIFG; this comes from the coding sequence ATGACCCAGCAGCGCCAGAAGAACACGACGCCCGACGGCCTTGTCATCGTCGACAAGCCGTCGGGCTTCACTTCGCACGACGTCGTCGCCAAGATGCGGGGCATCGCCAGAACCCGCCGGGTCGGGCACGCGGGGACGCTCGACCCCATGGCCACCGGGGTGCTCGTCCTGGGCGTGGAGAAGGCGACCAAACTGCTCGGTCACCTCGCGCTCACGGAGAAGGAGTACCTGGGGACCGTCCGGCTCGGGCAGACGACGCTCACCGACGACGCGGAGGGCGAGATCACGGCGTCGGTCGACGCGTCGAAGGTCACCCGCGACGCCGTCGAGGCCGGTGTCGCCAAGCTGACCGGCGAGATCATGCAGGTGCCGTCCAAGGTCAGCGCCATCAAGATCGACGGCGTGCGGTCGTACAAGCGGGCCAGGGACGGCGAGGACTTCGAGATCCCCGCCAGGCAGGTCACCATCTCCTCCTTCGCGGTGTACGACGTGCGGGACGCGGTCGCCGAGGACGGCACCCCGGTCCTCGACCTGGTGGTGTCGGTCGTGTGCTCCTCCGGGACGTACATCCGGGCCCTCGCCCGCGATCTGGGCGCCGGCCTGGGCGTGGGCGGTCACCTCACCGCGCTGCGCCGGACGCGTGTGGGGCCGTACAAGCTGGACTCCGCCCGGACCCTCGACCAGCTCCAGGAGGAGCTGACCGTGATGCCGGTCGCCGAGGCCGCCGAGGCCGCGTTCCCGCGCTGGGACGTGGACGACCGGCGGGCGCGGCTGCTGCTGAACGGGGTGCGGCTGGAGATGCCCGAGGAGTACGCCGGCCGGGGGGCCGTCGCGGTCTTCGACTCCACCGGGGGCTTTCTGGCCCTGGTGGAGAGCCAGAAGGGCAAGGCGAGGAGTCTGGCGATCTTCGGTTGA
- a CDS encoding trypsin-like peptidase domain-containing protein, with amino-acid sequence MTVRSRRATDDGCRAARDEVLVRVGDLAGRPRGTGFVADHQGTLVTSHEAVDGQARIVLHAAGERTCVVSSDAVTPLPTLDLALIRTEGLCVDPLPFALRDDVETGAYVSIAAGGWREARVLGTADVTYTATDGFHLLCGALELAIGTAGREALRPGGGAAGGPVLDMTTGAVVGVLGTALEAQHRATGFAVPLRGWRAEQPLAELLARNAATVPAYGTDLNLAGVLELTATTVGSDGPGASTGAGAEPVQRVDAVREFAAFADGPATVLGLVGAPGSGRTTELAALAARRGRGPEPAPTLWLRGADLLADDASVGDAARRALERAGRIVAASGMCASAAASKAPGAPTASGALAHSCGSAASAASATSGGSATSDGWAASDVDGALGTSSAAGGLPGGFERPSPPLPGRYEGELGDIRPERLARFAAEEGRPMLLLLDGPEEMPPTLAHRLAEWTAGTADWLRANGARLVVACRAEYWERAGARFPPELLHGSAPAEEGELLPACVRLGDLSEDEARRARLRYGIPEDALSGADARHPLTLRLLSEVRAALPSGPDGRPGEDGALAGPPDGSGAGGGVLGVVGTPAEAPGRPDRDEVLAAQLDLMCLRVAVRLAAVNGVRGTAVRRLAAQVSGQVHEAARRCLGPGQGELDRAAFEAVFPWGPVPGRRLGGTTGWASAVLTEGLLVPAGDGYRFAHEELADWIQGAHLDLDAALHALVHRGWVAQAEARRGWGTMPAGARVRRHARRATRDLPVPRHRIGPVVHALLLLGRQQGPTELAVRLEELIDALDALLPPGAPAPDDPTWWATHLLAEVLLRVPDATPYTRVLRFLTERIGAWRGQGRGVPGEFGPALWAALPLPEAERFDLLRRLVVADPAIGDGPRCLDLVSRLLAADPTAVQPNLTRWFHDDTPLVATPDATVATAAQALLHTHRRCALDYLTEALVDSAHRRGDELLAVLAEEEPSAVCRAVDRWAHDERPARRVAALAHGLRTAPHVRTEPDRALLRYAALALLGRPADVTLHSRALALLVRDPRTRSRYLPQALERFAAGDPQLPASDLVTALATHPAPVLDAFRARLRTPGADGSDGEALRTLAEVTTPGLARRVTTLVREVVAQRPEVAGHVAVYVDRRLEHGPGTRAVLFPMISWLIADGPVQVRAALAAVFAEPGTTASGPLRRELLDLLMATERDPSVLDALLRAAAARGAGDGPEERGADIGDTRGLVHRVGTLLVRTPEGATRFDGALVDLARHVPGFAGLVADWLSGTPQEWAAVVGPSTRRMIENLAGAPEARVPA; translated from the coding sequence ATGACGGTACGGAGCCGTCGGGCAACGGACGACGGCTGTCGGGCGGCGCGGGACGAAGTCCTGGTGCGGGTCGGCGACCTGGCGGGACGACCGCGTGGCACCGGCTTCGTGGCCGATCACCAGGGCACGCTCGTCACCAGCCACGAGGCGGTGGACGGGCAGGCCCGGATCGTGCTGCACGCGGCCGGGGAGCGGACCTGTGTGGTGTCCTCCGACGCGGTGACCCCGCTGCCCACGCTCGATCTCGCGCTCATCCGCACCGAGGGGCTGTGCGTGGACCCGCTGCCCTTCGCCCTGCGGGACGACGTCGAGACGGGCGCGTACGTGAGCATCGCGGCCGGCGGCTGGCGCGAGGCCCGGGTGCTGGGCACGGCGGACGTCACGTACACCGCGACCGACGGTTTCCATCTGCTGTGCGGTGCCCTGGAGTTGGCGATCGGGACAGCGGGGCGCGAGGCACTGCGGCCGGGCGGGGGAGCGGCCGGGGGACCCGTGCTCGACATGACCACGGGTGCCGTGGTGGGCGTGCTCGGTACGGCACTGGAGGCACAGCACCGGGCCACCGGCTTCGCCGTACCCCTGCGGGGGTGGCGGGCCGAGCAGCCGCTGGCCGAACTCCTCGCGCGCAACGCGGCGACCGTGCCCGCGTACGGGACCGACCTGAATCTGGCCGGGGTGTTGGAGCTCACGGCCACCACCGTGGGCTCGGACGGGCCGGGGGCGAGCACGGGGGCCGGTGCCGAGCCTGTCCAACGGGTCGACGCCGTCAGGGAGTTCGCCGCCTTCGCCGACGGCCCGGCCACGGTCCTCGGTCTCGTCGGCGCCCCCGGCAGCGGCCGTACGACGGAACTCGCCGCCCTGGCCGCCCGGCGCGGCCGGGGCCCCGAGCCCGCGCCCACGCTGTGGCTGCGCGGCGCCGACCTCCTGGCCGACGACGCGTCCGTCGGGGACGCGGCGCGGCGGGCGCTGGAGCGTGCGGGACGGATCGTGGCGGCCTCCGGGATGTGCGCTTCGGCTGCCGCTTCCAAGGCTCCGGGCGCGCCCACCGCTTCGGGTGCGCTCGCCCACTCGTGCGGGTCGGCCGCGTCTGCCGCGTCTGCGACGTCTGGCGGATCTGCGACGTCGGACGGGTGGGCCGCCTCGGACGTCGACGGCGCCTTGGGTACGTCGAGCGCTGCTGGAGGGCTTCCCGGAGGGTTCGAGCGGCCGTCGCCTCCCCTTCCCGGGCGGTACGAAGGGGAGTTGGGGGACATCCGGCCGGAGCGGCTGGCCCGGTTCGCGGCGGAGGAGGGGCGGCCGATGCTGCTGCTTCTCGACGGACCCGAGGAGATGCCTCCCACGCTCGCGCACCGGCTGGCCGAGTGGACCGCCGGGACGGCCGACTGGCTGCGGGCGAACGGGGCGCGGCTCGTGGTGGCCTGCCGTGCCGAGTACTGGGAGCGGGCCGGGGCGCGGTTCCCGCCGGAGCTGTTGCACGGGAGCGCGCCGGCCGAGGAGGGGGAACTGCTGCCCGCTTGTGTGCGGCTGGGCGACCTGAGCGAGGACGAGGCGCGGCGGGCCCGGCTGCGGTACGGGATTCCGGAGGACGCGCTCTCCGGCGCCGACGCCCGGCATCCGCTCACCCTGCGCCTCCTCTCCGAGGTGCGGGCGGCGCTGCCGTCGGGTCCGGACGGGCGGCCCGGCGAGGATGGCGCCCTCGCCGGCCCGCCCGACGGGAGCGGGGCGGGCGGAGGTGTCCTTGGGGTGGTGGGAACTCCCGCCGAGGCTCCGGGGCGGCCGGACCGGGACGAGGTGCTGGCCGCCCAGCTGGATCTGATGTGCTTGCGCGTCGCCGTGCGGCTCGCCGCGGTGAACGGGGTGCGGGGGACGGCCGTACGGCGGCTCGCGGCGCAGGTCTCCGGGCAGGTGCACGAGGCGGCAAGGCGGTGTCTCGGACCCGGACAGGGGGAGCTGGACCGGGCGGCGTTCGAAGCGGTCTTCCCATGGGGGCCGGTGCCGGGGCGGAGGCTCGGCGGGACCACGGGCTGGGCCTCGGCCGTGCTCACCGAAGGGCTGCTCGTCCCGGCGGGCGACGGCTACCGCTTCGCCCACGAGGAACTGGCCGACTGGATCCAGGGCGCCCACCTGGATCTCGACGCGGCGCTGCACGCGCTGGTGCACCGGGGCTGGGTCGCGCAGGCCGAGGCGCGGCGGGGCTGGGGCACGATGCCGGCGGGGGCCCGCGTCCGCCGACACGCCCGCCGGGCCACCCGCGACCTCCCCGTGCCCCGCCACCGCATCGGCCCCGTCGTCCACGCGCTGCTCCTCCTCGGCCGGCAACAGGGTCCCACCGAACTCGCCGTGCGCCTGGAGGAGTTGATCGACGCCCTCGACGCACTGCTGCCGCCGGGCGCCCCGGCACCCGACGACCCGACCTGGTGGGCCACCCACCTCCTGGCCGAGGTGCTGCTGCGGGTGCCCGACGCGACGCCGTACACCCGGGTGCTGCGGTTCCTCACCGAGCGGATCGGGGCCTGGCGGGGCCAGGGCCGGGGTGTGCCGGGGGAGTTCGGGCCGGCCCTCTGGGCGGCGCTGCCGCTGCCCGAGGCGGAACGGTTCGACCTGCTGCGACGCCTGGTCGTAGCCGACCCGGCCATCGGCGACGGGCCCCGCTGTCTGGACCTGGTCTCCCGCCTCCTCGCCGCCGACCCCACCGCCGTACAACCGAACCTCACCCGCTGGTTCCACGACGACACCCCGCTGGTCGCGACCCCCGACGCCACCGTGGCGACGGCCGCGCAGGCGCTGCTGCACACACATCGGCGGTGCGCTCTGGACTACCTGACCGAGGCGCTGGTCGACAGCGCGCACAGGCGGGGCGACGAACTGCTCGCCGTGCTCGCCGAGGAGGAACCGTCGGCGGTGTGCCGGGCCGTGGACCGGTGGGCCCACGACGAGCGGCCGGCCCGGCGGGTCGCGGCGCTGGCGCACGGCCTGCGGACCGCACCGCACGTGCGTACGGAGCCCGACCGCGCACTGCTCCGCTACGCGGCCCTCGCCCTCCTCGGCCGCCCCGCCGACGTCACCCTGCACAGCCGGGCGCTGGCCCTGCTCGTACGCGATCCGCGGACCAGGTCCCGGTATCTGCCGCAGGCGCTGGAACGCTTCGCGGCGGGTGACCCGCAACTGCCCGCGAGCGACCTGGTCACCGCCCTCGCCACCCACCCCGCCCCGGTCCTCGACGCCTTCCGCGCCCGGCTGCGGACACCGGGCGCCGACGGCTCCGACGGGGAGGCCCTGCGCACGCTCGCCGAGGTCACCACGCCCGGCCTCGCGCGCCGCGTCACCACCCTCGTCCGGGAGGTCGTCGCACAGCGCCCCGAGGTGGCCGGGCACGTGGCCGTGTACGTGGACCGGCGGCTGGAGCATGGTCCGGGCACCCGCGCCGTGCTGTTCCCGATGATCAGCTGGCTCATCGCGGACGGTCCCGTCCAGGTGAGGGCGGCCCTCGCGGCGGTCTTCGCCGAGCCCGGCACCACCGCGTCGGGCCCGCTGCGGCGCGAACTGCTCGACCTCCTGATGGCGACCGAGCGGGATCCGTCCGTCCTCGACGCGCTGCTGCGGGCGGCTGCCGCGCGCGGTGCCGGAGACGGTCCGGAAGAACGGGGGGCGGACATCGGGGACACCCGGGGGCTGGTCCACCGGGTCGGGACGCTTCTGGTCCGTACACCCGAGGGGGCCACCCGTTTCGACGGGGCGCTCGTCGACCTGGCCCGCCATGTCCCCGGCTTCGCGGGGCTGGTGGCCGACTGGCTCAGTGGCACGCCACAGGAGTGGGCGGCGGTGGTCGGGCCGAGCACCCGCCGGATGATCGAGAACCTGGCGGGGGCGCCGGAGGCGCGGGTCCCCGCGTGA
- a CDS encoding bifunctional riboflavin kinase/FAD synthetase has protein sequence MQRWRGLEGIPEDWGRSVVTIGSYDGVHRGHQLILRHAVDRARELSVPSVAVTFDPHPSEVLRPGSHPPLLAPHHRRAELMAELGVDAVLILPFTKEFSRLSPADFVGKVLVDRLHAKAVVEGPNFRFGHKAAGDVAFLAEQGKTYDFDVEVVDLFVTGEAGGGRPFSSTLTRRLVAEGDVEGARETLGRPHRVEGVVVRGAQRGRELGFPTANVETLPHTAIPADGVYAGWLHVEGEAMPAAISVGTNPQFDGTERTVEAYAIDRVGLDLYGLHVAVEFLAFVRGQAKFDSLDALLVAMGEDVKKCRELIGAYAGE, from the coding sequence GTGCAGCGCTGGCGTGGCTTGGAGGGCATCCCCGAGGACTGGGGGCGCAGCGTCGTCACCATCGGTTCCTACGACGGGGTGCACCGCGGGCACCAGCTGATCCTCCGGCACGCGGTGGACCGCGCCCGTGAGCTGAGCGTCCCTTCCGTCGCCGTCACCTTCGACCCGCACCCCAGCGAGGTCCTGCGCCCCGGCAGCCACCCCCCGCTGCTCGCCCCGCACCACCGCCGTGCCGAACTGATGGCGGAGCTGGGCGTGGACGCGGTCCTGATCCTGCCCTTCACAAAGGAGTTCTCTCGGCTGTCCCCGGCCGACTTCGTGGGCAAGGTCCTGGTCGACAGGCTGCACGCCAAGGCGGTCGTCGAGGGCCCCAACTTCCGCTTCGGCCACAAGGCCGCGGGTGACGTGGCGTTCCTGGCCGAGCAGGGCAAGACGTACGACTTCGACGTCGAGGTCGTCGACCTGTTCGTCACCGGTGAGGCGGGCGGGGGCCGGCCGTTCTCCTCGACGCTGACCCGGCGGCTGGTCGCCGAGGGCGACGTCGAGGGCGCGCGTGAGACCCTGGGCCGCCCGCACCGCGTCGAGGGCGTCGTCGTACGCGGCGCCCAGCGCGGGCGCGAGCTGGGCTTCCCCACGGCCAACGTCGAGACACTCCCGCACACCGCGATCCCCGCCGACGGCGTCTACGCCGGCTGGCTGCACGTCGAGGGCGAGGCCATGCCGGCCGCGATCTCCGTCGGCACGAACCCGCAGTTCGACGGTACCGAGCGCACGGTCGAGGCGTATGCCATCGACCGCGTCGGCCTTGACCTCTACGGCCTCCATGTCGCCGTCGAGTTCCTCGCCTTCGTGCGCGGACAGGCGAAGTTCGACTCCCTGGACGCGCTGCTCGTGGCCATGGGGGAGGACGTGAAGAAATGCCGGGAGCTGATCGGGGCGTACGCGGGGGAGTAA
- the rbfA gene encoding 30S ribosome-binding factor RbfA: MADNARAKRLADLIREVVAQKLLRGIKDPRLGSHVTITDTRVTGDLREATVFYTVYGDDEERAAAAAGLESAKGVLRSEVGRAAGVKFTPTLTFVADALPDTAKTIDDLLDKARASDAKVRESASGAKYAGEADPYRKPDEDEDGDDAAE, translated from the coding sequence GTGGCCGACAACGCGCGTGCCAAGAGGCTGGCGGACCTCATCCGAGAGGTGGTGGCCCAGAAGCTGCTGCGTGGGATCAAGGACCCGCGGCTCGGCTCACACGTCACCATCACGGACACCCGGGTGACCGGGGACCTGCGGGAGGCGACCGTCTTCTACACGGTGTACGGGGACGACGAGGAGCGGGCGGCTGCCGCCGCGGGACTGGAGAGCGCCAAGGGAGTCCTCCGTTCCGAGGTCGGCCGTGCCGCGGGTGTGAAGTTCACGCCGACCCTCACCTTCGTGGCCGACGCCCTCCCGGACACCGCCAAGACCATCGATGACCTCCTCGACAAGGCGCGGGCCTCGGACGCCAAGGTGCGCGAGAGCGCCTCGGGGGCGAAGTACGCCGGTGAAGCCGACCCGTACCGCAAGCCGGACGAGGACGAGGACGGGGACGACGCCGCCGAATGA